One Chryseobacterium indoltheticum DNA segment encodes these proteins:
- a CDS encoding S8 family peptidase — MKKHLLLVSTFALSLLNAQIVKSVERKAIKEKAFENYIKNNNTLYDSNKSSNNLDQLRRRISFVFEGRPYFYSNEDIRQVRNVNADILNDSGSSIGLSSNVNGEGIKYTVFDGGRVYAAHSVFDNLPNRITNKEASIEEYSAHATAVSGFIGARSFSVPGSNLRGIAMNSTIDSYMFADTTLPGNSSPSDVFDKIVTSNPNISNHSYGNNSGWLYGPTYGLPNGWFWSGSYSTSNNVAYDLQGTYLDNDANYDDIVYNNPSNIIVKSSGNYFGDGPAGSSISTAYYVSGNTYVPFPPGAILPPNNCTNGYDCISNGSLAKNIIVVGATNIITTNNFKYNSASDVIHSDYSSAGPRDDGGIKPDIVTTGTNVSHASTSTTGSNSNSAGSGTSYSAPVITGIIGLWTQISKQLFAGQLLNAASAKSLLIHSAKEAGNTGPDPLFGWGYADAKGGAEILVGKSNNSVIFKDETLTSGNLNEKLLVASGTAPLKITISWIDPAFTNLPSSFSDAYNNRSSRLINDLDLRVIDTNTNTTYFPWKLDPDNPNSPAIKADNTVDNVEQVILDNPIAGRTYKVVISHKGTLVDDDNLISPQNYSIIATGYSQELLGTDETIIKNNLIIAPTLTKDIVNILKAPKKSSFTVYDLSGKKLQSGVINSAQEAVSLSSYTNGIYIIEVKTDKDVISKKVIKE, encoded by the coding sequence ATGAAAAAACATCTACTTTTAGTAAGTACATTCGCACTTAGTTTACTAAATGCTCAAATAGTCAAATCTGTTGAAAGAAAAGCTATAAAAGAAAAAGCATTTGAAAACTATATCAAAAACAATAATACGCTTTATGACTCGAATAAAAGTTCTAATAACTTAGATCAACTTAGAAGAAGAATATCATTTGTATTTGAAGGAAGACCATATTTTTATTCAAATGAAGATATAAGACAGGTTAGAAATGTTAATGCAGATATACTAAATGATTCAGGCAGTAGTATAGGATTATCAAGCAATGTTAATGGTGAAGGAATAAAGTATACAGTTTTTGATGGTGGAAGGGTTTACGCAGCACATTCTGTCTTTGATAATCTTCCTAATAGAATAACAAATAAGGAGGCTTCAATAGAAGAATACAGTGCGCATGCAACTGCAGTATCAGGCTTCATCGGTGCACGCTCTTTTAGTGTTCCAGGATCAAACCTTAGAGGTATTGCTATGAATTCAACAATTGATTCATATATGTTTGCAGATACAACCCTCCCCGGCAATTCTTCTCCTAGTGATGTTTTTGATAAAATTGTTACTTCTAATCCAAATATCTCTAATCACTCATATGGTAATAATAGTGGATGGCTTTACGGTCCAACATACGGGCTACCTAATGGATGGTTTTGGAGTGGAAGTTATTCCACTTCTAACAATGTAGCATATGATTTACAAGGTACTTACTTAGACAATGATGCCAATTATGATGATATAGTTTACAACAATCCCTCTAATATTATAGTTAAATCATCAGGGAATTATTTCGGAGATGGACCAGCAGGAAGCAGCATATCAACAGCATATTATGTGAGCGGTAATACTTACGTTCCATTTCCTCCTGGAGCAATACTCCCTCCAAATAACTGTACTAATGGTTATGATTGTATATCAAATGGCTCTTTAGCTAAAAATATTATTGTTGTAGGAGCAACAAATATAATTACTACAAATAATTTTAAGTATAATTCAGCATCAGATGTAATTCATTCAGATTATAGCAGTGCTGGTCCAAGAGATGATGGAGGAATCAAACCAGATATAGTTACTACCGGAACAAATGTTAGTCATGCTTCAACAAGCACAACAGGAAGTAATTCTAATTCTGCAGGAAGTGGAACGTCATATTCAGCCCCAGTAATTACTGGAATTATCGGATTGTGGACACAAATAAGCAAGCAGCTTTTTGCTGGTCAATTATTAAATGCAGCATCTGCAAAATCCCTTCTAATACATTCTGCTAAAGAGGCAGGAAATACAGGTCCTGACCCATTATTTGGATGGGGATACGCTGACGCTAAAGGTGGTGCTGAAATTTTAGTTGGAAAATCTAACAATTCAGTTATTTTTAAAGATGAAACCTTAACAAGTGGTAACTTAAATGAAAAACTTTTAGTAGCTTCGGGAACGGCGCCTCTAAAAATTACAATATCGTGGATTGATCCGGCTTTTACTAATCTACCTTCATCATTTTCTGACGCATACAATAATAGATCTTCAAGATTAATAAACGACTTGGATTTAAGAGTTATTGATACTAATACTAATACTACATATTTCCCATGGAAACTTGATCCCGACAATCCTAATTCACCCGCAATAAAAGCTGATAATACGGTTGATAATGTAGAACAAGTTATTTTAGATAACCCTATAGCAGGAAGAACCTATAAAGTTGTTATTTCACATAAAGGAACTCTTGTTGACGATGACAATCTTATTTCTCCGCAAAATTATTCTATTATTGCCACCGGATATTCTCAAGAGCTACTAGGTACAGATGAAACCATTATTAAAAATAATCTAATAATCGCACCTACTCTTACAAAAGATATTGTAAATATTTTGAAAGCTCCTAAAAAATCTAGCTTCACAGTATATGATTTATCTGGTAAGAAATTACAAAGTGGTGTAATTAACAGCGCACAAGAAGCTGTTAGTTTATCTTCTTACACTAATGGTATCTACATCATTGAAGTAAAAACTGATAAAGACGTTATTTCTAAAAAAGTTATCAAAGAATAA
- a CDS encoding Lrp/AsnC family transcriptional regulator: MSFDETDKKLLEYVQEDCKQTTKELSYKLGLSVTAVYERIRKLENSGVISKYVALVDKTKVDRKFLILCHVKLTQHKKDYVMQFEKEVMNLQEVTECFHVSGDYDYILKICVKDMDDYRNFMLSKLTTLQHIASTHSSFTISEVKNTTKIIL, from the coding sequence ATGAGTTTTGATGAAACCGATAAAAAATTACTCGAATATGTACAGGAAGATTGCAAACAAACCACCAAAGAACTGTCTTACAAGCTCGGTCTGTCGGTAACTGCCGTTTATGAACGCATTAGAAAACTTGAAAACTCCGGTGTGATTTCCAAATATGTGGCTTTAGTAGATAAGACAAAAGTGGACCGAAAATTTTTGATTTTATGCCACGTAAAACTTACTCAGCACAAAAAAGATTATGTGATGCAGTTTGAAAAAGAGGTGATGAATCTACAGGAAGTCACCGAATGCTTCCATGTAAGTGGCGATTACGATTATATTCTGAAAATCTGCGTAAAAGATATGGATGATTACAGGAATTTTATGCTTTCAAAACTCACGACGTTGCAGCATATTGCAAGTACACACAGCTCTTTTACGATCTCGGAAGTGAAAAATACCACCAAAATCATTTTATAG
- a CDS encoding DUF1622 domain-containing protein yields the protein MEEAKIYIDYVARIIEIIGVLTIFAGAVIALVKFIFSIQGTNPRSYKILKQELGKAILLGLEILVAGDIIATVVTEPTIDRLLALGLIVLIRTFLSISIQVEVEGKFPWQKKEEI from the coding sequence ATGGAAGAAGCTAAAATTTATATAGATTATGTTGCCAGAATCATTGAAATCATCGGAGTGCTTACCATTTTCGCCGGAGCCGTAATCGCTTTGGTCAAATTTATATTTTCTATTCAGGGTACCAATCCGAGATCTTACAAAATATTGAAACAGGAATTGGGAAAAGCAATTTTATTGGGTCTTGAGATTCTTGTTGCAGGAGATATTATCGCTACTGTGGTTACTGAACCTACAATTGATCGACTTTTAGCTTTGGGATTAATCGTTCTCATTCGTACTTTTTTGAGCATCTCTATTCAGGTTGAGGTAGAAGGCAAGTTTCCTTGGCAGAAAAAAGAAGAAATTTAA
- a CDS encoding alpha-ketoacid dehydrogenase subunit alpha/beta, which produces MENTLHEKVSKDILLKAYNHMMLAKAMADIYEENRNVTKYVHSTSRGHEAIQLATAYQLKKEDWVSPYYRDESILLGIGFQPYQLMLQLLAKADDPFSGGRSYYSHPSSRDEDKPKIIHQSSATGMQTIPTAGVAQGIKYIQDFNLQEFENNPVVICSLGDNSVTEGEVSEALQFAALHQLPIIFLVQDNEWGISVTKEEARTCDAYDFVAGFEGLGRMRVDGTNFVESFEVMKKAVDFVRAERKPLVVCAKTVLIGHHTSGVRREFYRDEEDLTKHRAKDPGEILRNQLLESGVDEELLKQITKKARLEAEEAFERAQKAEDPKPETVMQHIFAPTPITEEVGTREPEGGEKIVMVDAAIHAIQEIMWKHPEALLYGQDVGERIGGVFRETVTLGKKFGSKRVFNTAIQEAYIIGSTTGMSAVGLKPIVEVQFADYIYPGINQLITEISKSSYLSQGKFPVSNIIRVPIGAYGGGGPYHSGSVESILANIKGIKIAYPSNAADFKGLLKAAYYDPNPVIMLEHKGLYWSKVPGTEDAKTIEPAEDYILPFGKGKIVIEADENQIKKGNSVIVITYGMGVYWAKEAVKNFGGKVEVIDLRTIIPLDEELVFERVKAHGKCIVLTEEQLNNSFAEAFAHRISKNCFKYLDAPVETMGSLDTPAVPINLILEKEMLPNAEKLTKKIDEMLKY; this is translated from the coding sequence ATGGAAAATACACTTCACGAGAAAGTTTCAAAGGATATTTTGCTTAAAGCTTACAATCACATGATGCTTGCAAAAGCCATGGCAGATATTTATGAAGAGAACAGAAATGTTACCAAATATGTTCATAGTACATCACGAGGTCATGAGGCGATTCAGCTGGCAACCGCTTATCAATTAAAAAAAGAAGACTGGGTTTCTCCTTATTATAGAGACGAAAGTATTCTTTTGGGAATAGGTTTTCAGCCTTACCAATTGATGTTGCAGTTATTAGCAAAAGCTGACGATCCTTTTTCAGGAGGCAGATCTTATTATTCTCACCCTTCAAGCAGAGATGAAGACAAACCAAAAATCATTCATCAAAGCTCAGCAACAGGAATGCAGACCATTCCTACTGCGGGAGTTGCTCAAGGAATAAAATATATTCAGGATTTTAATTTACAGGAATTTGAAAATAATCCAGTTGTTATTTGTAGTCTGGGAGACAATTCTGTGACAGAAGGTGAAGTAAGTGAAGCTTTGCAATTTGCAGCTTTGCATCAACTTCCTATTATTTTCCTGGTTCAGGATAATGAATGGGGAATTTCTGTTACCAAAGAAGAAGCAAGAACTTGTGATGCTTATGATTTTGTAGCCGGATTTGAAGGTTTGGGAAGAATGCGTGTTGACGGAACCAATTTCGTTGAAAGTTTTGAAGTAATGAAAAAGGCTGTTGATTTTGTAAGAGCTGAAAGAAAACCTTTGGTTGTTTGCGCAAAAACAGTTTTGATTGGTCACCATACTTCCGGAGTAAGAAGAGAATTCTATAGAGATGAAGAAGATTTAACCAAGCACAGAGCAAAAGATCCGGGAGAAATTCTGAGAAATCAATTGCTGGAATCTGGTGTTGATGAAGAATTATTAAAACAAATCACTAAAAAAGCTCGTCTTGAAGCGGAAGAAGCTTTCGAAAGAGCTCAAAAAGCTGAAGACCCGAAGCCTGAAACAGTGATGCAACATATTTTCGCTCCCACTCCCATTACAGAAGAAGTAGGAACCCGCGAGCCGGAAGGTGGAGAAAAAATTGTAATGGTAGATGCTGCCATTCATGCCATTCAGGAAATTATGTGGAAGCATCCTGAAGCATTGCTTTATGGACAGGATGTTGGCGAAAGAATTGGTGGTGTTTTCCGTGAGACGGTAACTTTAGGTAAAAAATTCGGAAGCAAACGAGTTTTCAATACAGCCATTCAGGAAGCTTATATTATCGGTTCTACAACCGGTATGAGCGCAGTTGGTTTGAAACCGATCGTTGAGGTACAGTTTGCAGATTATATTTATCCGGGAATCAATCAGTTGATTACGGAAATCTCAAAATCAAGTTATTTAAGTCAGGGCAAATTCCCTGTAAGCAATATCATCCGTGTTCCAATCGGAGCATATGGCGGTGGCGGACCTTATCATAGCGGAAGTGTAGAAAGTATTTTGGCGAATATTAAAGGAATTAAAATCGCTTATCCAAGTAATGCTGCCGATTTTAAAGGTTTATTAAAAGCTGCCTATTACGATCCGAATCCTGTTATAATGTTGGAGCATAAAGGTTTATACTGGAGTAAAGTTCCGGGAACTGAAGATGCAAAAACCATTGAACCTGCAGAAGATTACATTTTACCTTTCGGAAAAGGAAAAATCGTAATCGAAGCCGATGAAAATCAAATCAAAAAAGGAAATAGTGTAATTGTAATCACCTACGGAATGGGAGTTTACTGGGCGAAAGAAGCTGTGAAAAACTTTGGTGGAAAAGTTGAGGTAATTGACTTGAGAACCATCATTCCTTTGGATGAAGAATTGGTTTTTGAAAGAGTAAAAGCACACGGAAAATGTATCGTTTTAACGGAAGAGCAACTTAACAATTCTTTCGCTGAAGCCTTTGCGCACCGTATTTCTAAAAACTGTTTCAAATATCTTGATGCACCTGTAGAAACAATGGGATCGCTTGATACACCTGCAGTTCCTATTAACTTAATTCTGGAAAAAGAAATGCTTCCAAATGCTGAAAAGCTCACTAAGAAAATAGATGAAATGCTGAAATATTAA
- a CDS encoding bestrophin family protein, which translates to MITTKYVNYKQVLNLSGFHLILIAFWCTLIAVLFHVFHWDWMIIPWVPVALIGTAEAFLVGFKNNQAYDRLWEARKIWGGIVNSSRSFASMVYAFDTNKENLGKFDVEDRKKKIVYRHIAWLYAFREQLLIPAEWEHIKVEEEQFKNIDHKRNRLIKAGFPDYGRTPIFLNKYLSEEEVELQNHYKNFATYLIAQQSKDVNELKNKEVISEFNQIQLQDCLNEFYTLQGQAERIKKFPLPRQFASTAFVFNIIFIMLLPLGLVSEFAKLGDWGIWASIPFCITIGWIYIIMELVGDYSENPFEGLMFDIPMLAICRSIEVDLLQMSGDNDLPDAITSKNGVLV; encoded by the coding sequence ATGATCACTACAAAATACGTCAATTACAAACAGGTTCTTAACTTGTCCGGATTTCACTTAATTTTAATCGCTTTTTGGTGTACTTTGATTGCTGTACTTTTTCACGTTTTTCATTGGGATTGGATGATTATTCCCTGGGTTCCGGTTGCATTGATTGGTACGGCAGAAGCCTTTTTGGTGGGTTTTAAAAATAATCAGGCGTATGACAGATTGTGGGAAGCCAGGAAAATATGGGGCGGAATTGTAAATTCAAGCCGCTCGTTTGCATCCATGGTCTATGCTTTTGATACCAATAAAGAAAATTTAGGAAAATTTGATGTAGAAGACCGCAAAAAAAAGATTGTTTACCGCCACATTGCTTGGCTGTATGCTTTTCGGGAGCAGCTGCTGATTCCTGCCGAATGGGAACATATTAAAGTGGAAGAAGAACAATTCAAAAATATCGATCACAAACGAAACCGACTGATAAAAGCTGGTTTTCCTGATTATGGAAGAACGCCGATTTTTCTTAACAAATATTTATCTGAAGAAGAAGTAGAGCTGCAGAATCATTACAAAAACTTTGCAACCTATCTTATTGCCCAGCAATCGAAAGATGTAAATGAGTTGAAAAACAAGGAAGTCATTTCAGAATTTAACCAAATACAGCTGCAGGACTGCCTTAATGAATTTTACACTTTACAGGGTCAGGCAGAAAGAATCAAAAAATTCCCGTTGCCTCGACAATTTGCGAGTACCGCATTTGTTTTTAATATCATTTTTATAATGTTGCTGCCTTTAGGTTTGGTAAGCGAATTCGCCAAACTTGGCGACTGGGGAATCTGGGCGTCTATTCCTTTCTGTATTACGATCGGCTGGATCTATATTATTATGGAACTAGTTGGTGATTATTCAGAAAACCCTTTTGAAGGATTGATGTTTGATATTCCGATGCTTGCGATTTGCCGGAGTATAGAGGTCGACCTTTTACAAATGTCAGGAGATAATGATTTACCGGATGCAATTACTTCTAAAAATGGTGTTTTAGTATAA
- a CDS encoding glycosyltransferase: protein MVIFENDFLNNITTHNLKPTISIVVAIFNRKDELFELLNSLNSQTDKDFEVIIVDDGSLIDLKPTIHQFEEILNIKYFKKTNSGPGLSRNYGAKRASNDWLVFVDSDVIVEKDYIENIKNDILTIPCDAFGGADKAHKGFNLMQKAISYSMTSVFTTGGIRGNKKAVSKFQPRSFNMGVKKEVFEKVGGFSEMRIGEDPDLSMTLWENGFTTAFFDDIAVYHKRRVDFGKFSKQVYQFGCARPILNQRHPNYVKISFAFPTLFLLGYVLGFIEYFILGKGFVLSLFGLYTFMVIIHAMIVTKNIAITGMAVISTYIQMFSYGYGFLKSWILLNVLKMKPEDAFPKHFHKN, encoded by the coding sequence ATGGTTATTTTTGAGAACGATTTTCTAAACAATATTACGACCCACAATTTGAAACCTACTATCTCCATCGTTGTTGCTATTTTTAACCGAAAAGACGAGCTTTTTGAGCTTCTTAATTCACTCAATTCTCAAACTGATAAAGACTTTGAGGTGATTATCGTTGATGATGGTTCTTTGATTGATCTGAAACCGACAATCCATCAATTTGAAGAAATTTTAAACATAAAATATTTCAAAAAAACTAATTCAGGGCCTGGTTTGTCGAGAAATTACGGTGCAAAAAGAGCTTCAAATGACTGGTTGGTTTTTGTAGACAGTGATGTAATTGTAGAGAAAGATTATATTGAAAATATTAAAAACGATATTCTTACCATTCCTTGTGATGCTTTTGGAGGGGCAGATAAAGCGCATAAAGGTTTTAATCTAATGCAGAAAGCAATTTCGTATTCTATGACTTCCGTTTTTACGACTGGTGGAATTCGGGGAAATAAAAAAGCAGTTTCAAAATTTCAGCCCAGAAGTTTCAATATGGGTGTGAAAAAAGAGGTTTTCGAGAAAGTAGGTGGTTTTTCTGAGATGAGAATCGGTGAAGATCCTGATCTTTCGATGACGCTTTGGGAAAACGGTTTTACGACCGCTTTTTTCGATGATATTGCAGTTTACCATAAACGAAGAGTAGATTTTGGAAAGTTTTCAAAACAGGTGTATCAATTCGGTTGCGCAAGACCGATTCTTAATCAAAGGCATCCTAATTATGTGAAAATTTCTTTTGCATTTCCGACCTTATTTTTATTGGGCTATGTTTTGGGATTTATTGAATATTTTATTCTTGGGAAAGGCTTTGTTTTGTCTCTTTTCGGATTGTACACTTTCATGGTTATAATTCACGCTATGATTGTTACAAAAAATATTGCAATTACAGGAATGGCAGTGATTTCGACTTATATTCAAATGTTTTCTTACGGGTATGGTTTCTTAAAATCATGGATTTTATTAAATGTTCTAAAGATGAAACCTGAGGATGCTTTCCCGAAACATTTTCATAAAAATTAA
- a CDS encoding THUMP domain-containing class I SAM-dependent RNA methyltransferase has product MDTENLKIQIKTFFGLEPILAEEVKKLGGKNVELKNRAVNCEGDLGFLYKINYSARTALKVLVPIDEFKAYNETKYYDKLFKFEWDEFMDVDQTFAIDSTVNSERFSHSQFMTFKMKDAIVDYFQNKYGKRPSIETKSPDIKFHLHIDRELVTISLDSSGDALFKRGYRKEQGEAPINEVLASGMLQLAGWDGKGNFLDPMCGSGTLLIEAAMIALDLPAQTFRRRFGFQNWKNYDSDLFSKIKEVRINRVREFTGKIVGYDIDGRMLNAAEANIESAEMEDIIEVRRENFFDTKKDLFPLLMVFNPPYDERISINDDDFYKKIGDTFKTNYPNTLAWLISSDLEAVKKIGLRPSRKIKLFNGKLETRFLQYEMYEGTKKVHKLENKEE; this is encoded by the coding sequence ATGGATACAGAAAATCTAAAAATTCAGATAAAAACTTTCTTCGGGTTAGAGCCAATTCTTGCTGAGGAAGTTAAAAAATTAGGCGGAAAAAATGTAGAACTTAAAAACCGTGCAGTAAACTGTGAGGGAGATTTGGGTTTTTTATATAAAATCAATTATTCTGCAAGAACAGCATTGAAAGTTCTTGTTCCGATTGACGAATTTAAGGCGTATAACGAAACAAAATATTACGATAAACTTTTCAAATTTGAATGGGACGAATTCATGGATGTCGATCAGACATTTGCCATCGATTCTACGGTAAACTCAGAAAGATTCAGTCATTCTCAGTTTATGACCTTCAAAATGAAAGATGCCATCGTAGATTATTTCCAAAATAAATACGGGAAAAGACCGAGTATTGAAACAAAATCTCCGGATATCAAATTTCACTTGCATATTGACAGAGAATTGGTGACGATTTCGTTAGACTCTTCCGGTGATGCTTTGTTTAAAAGAGGATACAGAAAAGAGCAGGGCGAAGCGCCAATAAATGAGGTTCTGGCAAGTGGAATGCTGCAATTGGCAGGTTGGGACGGAAAAGGAAACTTTCTGGATCCTATGTGTGGCTCGGGAACACTTCTTATTGAAGCTGCAATGATTGCTTTGGATCTTCCGGCACAGACTTTCAGAAGAAGATTCGGCTTTCAGAACTGGAAAAATTATGATTCCGATTTATTTTCAAAAATAAAAGAAGTAAGAATCAATCGTGTGAGAGAATTCACCGGTAAAATCGTAGGTTACGATATCGATGGAAGAATGTTGAATGCCGCAGAAGCCAACATAGAATCTGCAGAAATGGAAGATATTATCGAAGTAAGAAGAGAAAATTTCTTTGATACCAAGAAAGATTTATTCCCATTGCTGATGGTTTTCAATCCGCCTTACGATGAGAGAATTTCTATTAATGATGACGATTTTTACAAGAAAATAGGAGATACTTTCAAAACAAATTATCCAAATACTTTGGCCTGGCTGATTTCTTCAGACTTAGAAGCGGTAAAGAAAATCGGTCTGCGACCTTCAAGAAAAATAAAACTTTTCAACGGAAAACTGGAAACCAGATTTTTACAGTATGAAATGTATGAAGGAACGAAAAAAGTTCATAAATTAGAAAACAAAGAAGAATAA
- a CDS encoding aminotransferase class I/II-fold pyridoxal phosphate-dependent enzyme, with protein sequence MSQFNAANEIQDLQYFGEFGGVNPSISDSSTYTFLSAKTMFDTFEGNAEGCYLYSRHSSPMNLYLSEALAKMENTEAANVTASGMGAITSVLMQVCKSGDHIISSRTIYGGTYAFMKNFLPPFQIETSFVDINNFESIENAIQQNTKIIYCESVSNPLLEVADLRKLSELCKKHNLKLIVDNTFSPLTISPTLLGADIVIHSLTKFINGSSDTVGGVYCASQEFINDTKNVNNGACMLLGPTMDSFRSASILKNLRTLHIRMKQHSHNALFLAERFEEDGLKVSYPGLKSHKNHDLMRSMMHEEYGFGGLLTLDAGTTDKANELMEMMQQENLGYLAVSLGFYKTLFSCSGSSTSSEIPEEEREAMGISDGLIRFSIGLDHDIERTYEKMKECMLKTGVLNHETISSIF encoded by the coding sequence ATGAGTCAATTCAATGCAGCAAATGAAATACAGGATCTTCAGTATTTTGGAGAATTTGGCGGGGTAAATCCTTCGATTTCTGACAGCTCAACATATACTTTTCTCTCTGCGAAAACTATGTTTGATACTTTCGAAGGTAATGCGGAAGGTTGTTATCTATATTCAAGACATTCATCCCCGATGAATCTTTACCTTTCTGAAGCCTTGGCAAAAATGGAAAACACAGAGGCTGCCAATGTTACCGCTTCAGGAATGGGCGCTATTACTTCTGTTTTGATGCAGGTTTGTAAGTCGGGTGACCATATTATTTCGAGCAGAACAATTTACGGTGGAACGTATGCTTTCATGAAAAATTTCCTGCCACCTTTCCAAATTGAAACGTCATTTGTAGATATCAACAATTTTGAATCTATAGAAAATGCGATTCAACAAAATACGAAAATCATTTACTGCGAAAGTGTGAGCAACCCTCTTTTGGAAGTTGCCGACCTTAGAAAACTTTCGGAACTATGTAAAAAACATAATCTAAAACTTATTGTAGACAATACGTTTTCTCCACTTACCATATCTCCTACTCTTTTAGGAGCAGATATAGTGATTCACAGTTTAACCAAGTTCATCAACGGAAGCAGTGATACCGTTGGTGGAGTGTATTGTGCAAGTCAGGAATTTATTAATGACACCAAAAATGTAAACAACGGAGCATGTATGCTTTTGGGTCCTACAATGGACAGTTTCCGTTCGGCTAGTATTCTTAAAAATTTAAGAACCCTGCACATCAGAATGAAGCAGCACAGTCATAATGCTTTATTTCTGGCTGAAAGATTTGAGGAAGATGGTTTAAAAGTTTCATATCCCGGTTTGAAATCTCATAAGAATCATGATTTGATGAGAAGCATGATGCATGAGGAATACGGATTTGGGGGATTACTGACTTTAGACGCAGGCACAACCGACAAAGCCAACGAACTGATGGAAATGATGCAGCAGGAAAATCTAGGCTATTTAGCGGTAAGTTTAGGATTTTACAAAACATTATTCTCATGCTCGGGAAGCTCAACTTCATCAGAAATTCCTGAAGAGGAACGTGAAGCGATGGGGATTTCTGACGGATTAATAAGATTCTCAATCGGTCTCGATCACGATATAGAACGAACCTATGAAAAGATGAAAGAATGCATGCTCAAAACAGGCGTTCTAAACCATGAAACCATTTCATCCATATTCTAA